The Manis javanica isolate MJ-LG chromosome 4, MJ_LKY, whole genome shotgun sequence genome contains a region encoding:
- the TCHH gene encoding trichohyalin, which translates to MSPLLKSIFDITEVFNQCASHDCDRAALAKKNLKNLLEREFGDVLQRPHDPETVDLILELLDRDCNGPVNFNEFLLFIFKVAQACYYALGQASGLAEKGAKGEEKENLLQDRGQEDQRGLEPQRRLEEERREKRKLAEEEEQRENLQKGREQQLQRREREERRGRQEQLRRPKRREPEEFPDQKQRQKRQEQRERQRLEEERRVRQEEELLQRQERGRERPEEKRQRMRERQAQGDRAPQEEEEQMLKLERQEQRESQELKNTRQEGEQQLLRQRRCREEREKQEQELAEESEQEEAGERAESRTPRRQCQPESRADARHGEGYSKLEAERRRRQERELLLQEPEDDAQRLTRPLPLPGEREQPPSREQQARLKEEEKEQRRNLKWQWQEKEESERHRQRLWVRPPLVQQKERRLRAEKRQKWEQLFGEEGEEQRRQLVPRELAQQFRLEDSLHEDGKSRREEELRRDQRWRWQLKEESQIRRRTPYAKPAQREQLREDEQLQSEELAKRRQERERQYLQNKELQREEGQLQRERRRDSQERRDREEEQLQLEDRENGRLQEPERQYREELQQDEERLQRERRHQQQDRQYLEEEALQQLDRRRRFLDEDQRRGLKCQWQPGKENEIRSNRVYPKRRENEEKIRHLEDSRVRERPYQQDRWPLQADQEEESAREQSRSWQQRETQFPAEVLQGEERPEAKRRDRKLLEDEQLLREERKERRRRQEEDRKFREEVQLLQEREEQRLRRQNRDGAFSEDEQLWRVEQEEEQRRLRQRGSKFLEEEQSLPQEREEKRRGREQDREFCEEEELQHEKEELRRRQYPTKEKFAGEEKRRRPEQELRQEEQRRSEELEWKLLEEKLRHQERDRQQSRGHGWEEEDKGHRHVLEPSKRQFAGAPVRPSPLYEYIQEQTSKCCP; encoded by the exons atgtctccACTTCTGAAAAGCATCTTCGATATCACTGAAGTTTTCAATCAGTGTGCCTCACATGACTGTGATAGGGCAGCCCTAGCCAAGAAAAACCTGAAGAACCTTCTTGAAAGAGAATTTGGAGATGTCCTTCAG agaCCACATGACCCTGAGACTGTTGATCTGATCCTGGAACTTCTTGATCGCGACTGTAACGGACCTGTCAATTTCAATGAATTCCTCCTGTTCATTTTCAAGGTGGCTCAAGCTTGTTACTACGCTCTTGGCCAGGCTTCGGGGCTGGCTGAGAAAGGAGCCAAGGGTGAGGAAAAGGAGAACCTGTTACAAGATCGCGGGCAAGAAGACCAAAGGGGATTGGAGCCCCAGAGACGACTGGAAGAAGAGCGCAGGGAGAAGAGGAAGCTTGCTGAGGAAGAGGAGCAAAGAGAAAATTTGCAAAAGGGACGTGAGCAGCAGCTGCAGAGGCGAGAACGGGAAGAGCGCCGTGGGAGGCAAGAGCAGCTGCGGAGGCCCAAGAGACGGGAGCCTGAGGAATTTCCtgaccaaaagcaaaggcagaaGCGGCAGGAGCAGCGGGAGAGACAGCGCCTGGAGGAGGAGCGGCGCGTACGCCAGGAAGAAGAGCTACTGCAAAGGCAGGAGCGGGGGAGGGAGCGCCCCGAGGAGAAACGACAGCGAATGAGAGAACGTCAGGCACAGGGCGACAGGGCGCctcaggaggaagaggagcagatgCTGAAACTAgagaggcaggagcagagagaaagccagGAGCTGAAGAACACGCGACAGGAGGGAGAGCAGCAGCTGTTACGGCAGAGGCGCTGTCGCGAGGAGCGTGAGAAGCAAGAGCAGGAGCTGGCGGAGGAATCGGAGCAGGAAGAGGCCGGCGAGCGGGCCGAAAGCCGCACCCCGAGGCGGCAGTGCCAGCCAGAAAGCAGAGCCGACGCCCGTCACGGTGAAGGCTACTCgaagctggaggcagagaggaggcgGCGCCAGGAGCGCGAGCTGCTGCTGCAGGAACCGGAGGACGACGCCCAGAGGCTGACCCGGCCTCTGCCCCTCCCGGGGGAGCGCGAGCAGCCCCCGAGTCGGGAGCAGCAGGCGCGTCttaaggaggaggagaaagaacagcgCCGCAACCTCAAATGGCAGtggcaggagaaggaagagagcGAGAGGCACCGCCAGAGGCTATGGGTCAGGCCCCCGTTGGTGCAGCAAAAGGAGCGTCGGCTGAGGGCGGAGAAGCGCCAGAAATGGGAACAGCTGTTCGGCGAGGAAGGGGAGGAGCAGCGCCGCCAGCTAGTGCCGAGGGAGCTGGCGCAGCAGTTCCGCTTGGAAGACAGCCTGCACGAGGATGGGAAGAGTCGACGAGAGGAGGAGCTGCGTCGCGACCAGAGATGGAGGTGGCAACTAAAGGAGGAAAGCCAGATACGCCGCCGCACGCCGTACGCCAAGCCAGCTCAACGCGAGCAGCTGAGGGAGGACGAGCAGCTGCAGAGCGAGGAACTCGCGAAGAGGCGCCAGGAGCGAGAGAGACAGTATCTGCAGAACAAGGAGCTGCAGCGCGAGGAAGGGCAACTGCAGAGGGAGAGGCGGCGCGACTCGCAGGAGAGACGAGATAGGGAGGAAGAGCAGCTGCAGCTAGAGGACCGCGAAAACGGGAGGCTGCAGGAGCCGGAGAGACAATATCGGGAAGAGCTGCAGCAGGACGAAGAGCGActgcagagggagaggaggcaCCAGCAGCAAGACAGGCAGTATCTGGAGGAGGAGGCGCTGCAGCAGCTGGACAGGAGGCGACGGTTCCTAGATGAGGATCAGCGCCGCGGTCTGAAATGCCAGTGGCaaccaggaaaagaaaatgaaattcgtAGTAACAGAGTTTACCCCAAACgcagagagaatgaagaaaagatCCGGCATTTGGAAGATTCCCGGGTGCGGGAGAGACCATACCAGCAGGATCGGTGGCCCCTGCAGGCTGACCAGGAAGAAGAGAGCGCGCGAGAGCAGTCGAGGAGCTGGCAGCAGCGCGAAACGCAATTCCCAGCCGAAGTGCTGCAAGGAGAAGAGCGACCGGAAGCCAAAAGGCGAGACAGGAAGCTCCTAGAGGACGAGCAGCTactgagagaggaaaggaaagagagaagacgACGTCAGGAAGAAGATAGAAAGTTCCGTGAGGAGGTGCAGCTCCTGCAGGAAAGGGAAGAGCAACGACTGCGCCGCCAGAATCGAGATGGTGCCTTCTCCGAAGATGAACAGTTGTGGCGCGTAGAACAAGAGGAAGAACAGAGGCGCCTGCGGCAGAGAGGCAGCAAGTTCCTTGAGGAAGAGCAGAGCCTCCCGCAGGAGCGAGAAGAAAAGCGACGCGGCAGGGAGCAGGACAGGGAGTTCTGCGAGGAAGAGGAGCTGCAGCATGAGAAGGAAGAGCTGAGGCGCCGGCAGTACCCGACGAAGGAAAAGTTTGCCGGGGAAGAAAAGAGGCGTCGTCCGGAGCAAGAACTTCGGCAAGAAGAGCAGAGACGCAGCGAGGAGCTGGAGTGGAAATTGCTGGAAGAAAAGCTCCGCCACCAAGAGCGCGACCGCCAGCAGAGCCGTGGCCATGGCTGGGAGGAAGAAGACAAGGGCCATAGGCACGTGCTGGAGCCCAGCAAGCGTCAGTTTGCCGGTGCCCCGGTGCGCCCGAGCCCACTGTACGAGTACATCCAAGAGCAGACATCTAAATGCTGCCCTTAA